One segment of Podospora pseudopauciseta strain CBS 411.78 chromosome 5 map unlocalized CBS411.78m_5.2, whole genome shotgun sequence DNA contains the following:
- a CDS encoding uncharacterized protein (EggNog:ENOG503NTYY; COG:O) codes for MLTEVPAEATEDDVKKSIPASISPRNVQTGTRALATTLRRQMLLPLEWWEDAVFGGKRAKAKARFQDDSDAAKAASLLDGWELPFHKKGKLTVQAIYSTRF; via the exons ATGCTCACCGAAGTCCCTGCCGAGGCTACCGAAGACGATGTCAAGAAGTCGATCCCGGCGAGCATATCGCCTAGAAACGTGCAGACTGGGACCCGAGCTTTAGCTACGACGCTGAGACGGCAAATGCTCTT ACCGCTCGAGTGGTGGGAGGATGCCGTGTTTGGAGGCAAGCGTGCTAAGGCGAAGGCTCGGTTTCAGGACGATAGCGATGCTGCCAAGGCGGCCTCCCTGCTCGACGGATGGGAGCTACCATTCCacaagaagggcaagctTACTGTTCAGGCCATCTATTCTACACGATTCTAG
- a CDS encoding uncharacterized protein (EggNog:ENOG503P31E), with amino-acid sequence MSNTDGEILPGDPRFQPRLKSQYVLDLGKPDDADCGRGVQETLDVIAALESSGIPCCVVGTKGLVYYGARRVPMNWEICVPTESFNRAITLLTSPPLNEKYEVWHRVLPRPQTLMHTYPRFTLKGVNFFFIIVPEFECLLSPSTDQCERSASGIPYPKLELFAQSLIDLQQYADLDDLVDGMNLEEEWGETNLELDKPPPLEHIREKNDMIARSLPEDMRDVTPLALLSERTRPARDAWRRSVGTKHRRINDELQRHRYLTRFRKVGSKDPRENTDREV; translated from the exons ATGAGCAATACCGATGGTGAAATTCTCCCAGGAGACCCAAGGTTTCAGCCTCGATTAAAATCTCAGTATGTGCTTGACCTGGGAAAACCGGACGATGCGGACTGTGGTCGTGGCGTCCAGGAGACGCTCGATGTCATCGCCGCGCTGGAAAGCTCTGGAATTCCTTGCTGCGTCGTCGGCACAAAGGGTCTGGTGTATTATGGCGCTCGCCGAGTTCCTATG AACTGGGAAATATGTGTCCCGACAGAGTCATTCAATAGAGCGATCACCTTGctcacctcaccccctcTGAACGAAAAGTACGAGGTATGGCACCGCGTCCTGCCGAGGCCTCAAACACTCATGCACACCTACCCCCGCTTCACGCTCAAGGGTGTCAACTTTTTTTTCATAATTGTGCCGGAATTTGAATGCCTTCTTTCTCCTAGCACGGACCAGTGCGAGCGCAGTGCGAGCGGGATCCCGTACCCCAAGCTGGAGCTGTTTGCCCAGAGCCTGATCGACCTGCAACAGTACGCTGATCTGGACGACCTCGTTGACGGAATGAATCTAGAGGAAGAGTGGGGCGAAACCAACCTAGAGCTCGACAAACCTCCGCCGCTCGAGCACATCCGGGAGAAGAATGACATGATTGCTCGCTCTCTACCAGAAGACATGCGCGACGTCACTCCGCTTGCCTTGCTGAGTGAGAGGACGAGGCCGGCGCGGGATGCATGGCGGCGCAGCGTGGGCACGAAGCATCGGAGGATCAACGATGAGCTGCAGAGACACAGGTACCTGACGAGGTTCCGGAAGGTCGGCTCGAAAGATCCGCGTGAGAATACGGACCGGGAGGTGTGA
- a CDS encoding uncharacterized protein (EggNog:ENOG503P7HM) encodes MQTIQLTIITDRTDTILSSNLSDKPPRIATMHSYLLLASFLGLASAAPTSSTDIPRQWTPQEPGSIPRHSGARGFRLRVNVTDPSLDLTPPVHNLFLSTAHIGPAQNRAVVSYSGPIFYQNGSYSDIANYRAGILTDAGPPESPFPESIQYQQGSDDTKGSELFINAGTPGAGTAISKLTMPYSTLQILEGAPIVKSFIVCGNTTIPYYGGSRKFEVVNWLGATRDSTGTHLRVPKGCVAVNLVPECAYEFVDLPEGAAYDRTFVNDVRCYESVAAIDWSKYAY; translated from the coding sequence ATGCAAACGATCCaactcaccatcatcacagaTCGGACCGACACAATCTTGTCTTCGAATTTATCCGACAAACCCCCGAGAATTGCAACCATGCACTCGTACCTCCTTCTTGCCAGCTTTCTAGGCCTCGCCTCGGCCGCGCCCACCTCATCTACTGACATTCCAAGACAATGGACCCCTCAGGAGCCAGGCTCCATCCCTCGTCATTCCGGTGCCCGTGGCTTCCGTCTCCGCGTCAACGTCACCGACCCCTCCCTTGACCTTACTCCCCCCGTCCAcaacctttttctttccaccGCTCACATCGGCCCGGCCCAGAACCGCGCCGTAGTTAGCTATTCCGGTCCCATTTTCTACCAAAACGGTAGCTACTCCGACATTGCCAATTACCGTGCTGGTATTCTCACCGATGCGGGCCCGCCCGAGTCACCCTTCCCGGAATCCATCCAGTACCAACAAGGCAGCGATGACACCAAGGGTAGCGAGCTCTTCATCAATGCTGGCACTCCTGGTGCTGGTACCGCGATCAGCAAGCTGACAATGCCCTACTCCACCTTGCAAATTTTGGAGGGTGCCCCGATTGTGAAATCGTTTATCGTTTGCGGGAACACGACGATTCCTTACTATGGGGGGAGCAGGAAGTTTGAGGTGGTGAACTGGCTTGGGGCAACTAGGGACTCAACTGGCACACATTTGAGGGTTCCAAAGGGCTGTGTTGCTGTCAATCTGGTGCCGGAATGCGCGTATGAGTTTGTTGATTTACCTGAGGGCGCGGCGTATGACAGGACGTTTGTGAATGATGTGCGGTGCTATGAGAGTGTTGCTGCTATTGATTGGAGCAAATATGCTTACTAA